One Candidatus Babeliales bacterium DNA window includes the following coding sequences:
- a CDS encoding ankyrin repeat domain-containing protein, giving the protein MKFFVCCFSLLFFIGQVQAADEDFEQELTSWCAQHGALLRPCLNGFFVVPDKSFCCKKIIEILARNIGVQERIQLLKKALGNATLQDIDQKRALFIALTKGVIDPYLYQLVKFLHDRGAQIDLCGSEGKTALHYACQREPFSIILVRALVVTGKAGVNFFDQIGYTPLDYLQLRTDSSEHITNAIALMRKNGAKTSEELICAQVHEEQVSTDEEDNEVLSQEEEIIETVEVVLDSVSSSSSPQNCAPQDSVPEQESQEIVARELIIEASRPEAPVQLSPGILAMFYPGQGCTFAEADRRATQR; this is encoded by the coding sequence GGTGTGCTCAACATGGAGCTTTGTTGAGGCCCTGCCTGAACGGTTTTTTTGTTGTTCCTGATAAAAGCTTTTGTTGCAAAAAAATAATAGAGATACTTGCAAGAAACATTGGTGTGCAAGAAAGGATACAACTGTTAAAAAAAGCCTTAGGCAATGCAACATTGCAAGATATTGACCAAAAAAGGGCCTTGTTTATTGCTCTTACAAAAGGTGTTATAGATCCCTATCTTTATCAGCTTGTTAAGTTCTTACACGATCGTGGTGCACAGATTGATCTTTGTGGTTCTGAGGGCAAGACCGCGTTGCATTATGCCTGTCAGCGAGAGCCTTTTTCAATAATTTTGGTTAGGGCTTTGGTTGTAACAGGGAAGGCCGGTGTTAATTTTTTTGACCAGATAGGTTATACACCCCTTGATTATTTACAGCTTCGTACTGATTCTTCAGAGCATATTACCAACGCTATAGCTTTGATGCGAAAAAATGGCGCAAAAACAAGCGAAGAGTTGATTTGTGCTCAGGTGCACGAAGAGCAGGTCTCAACAGACGAAGAAGATAATGAAGTGTTGTCTCAAGAAGAAGAAATTATTGAGACAGTTGAAGTAGTTCTAGATTCCGTTTCCTCTTCTTCTTCCCCGCAAAATTGTGCGCCTCAAGATTCTGTGCCTGAGCAGGAATCGCAAGAAATAGTGGCTCGAGAATTGATAATTGAAGCTTCAAGGCCCGAAGCCCCGGTACAACTTTCTCCAGGTATTTTGGCAATGTTTTATCCAGGGCAGGGTTGTACCTTTGCTGAAGCTGACAGGCGGGCGACTCAAAGGTAA
- a CDS encoding dihydrofolate reductase family protein produces MKTNVILYIAISRDGFIADKNGGVDWLNSFCADLPPDMDCGYKDFFQSIDLIVMGRKTYEQMLTFGDWPNAGKHTYVFTESTEKPEHPEITFVNTNVQDFMKKIEHEKPNCIIWLEGGANLVQQFHDADLINESIITIIPVDLREGIALTPDLVNGKGFRKVSSTDYPHGITQKHFIKN; encoded by the coding sequence ATGAAAACAAACGTTATTCTTTACATTGCAATAAGTCGTGATGGCTTTATTGCCGACAAAAACGGCGGCGTTGATTGGTTAAACTCATTTTGTGCAGACTTGCCGCCAGACATGGACTGTGGCTATAAAGACTTTTTTCAATCGATTGATCTAATTGTAATGGGCCGGAAAACCTATGAGCAAATGCTCACATTTGGCGATTGGCCCAACGCAGGGAAACACACGTACGTTTTTACTGAAAGTACCGAAAAGCCCGAGCACCCTGAGATAACGTTTGTAAACACAAATGTTCAAGATTTTATGAAAAAAATAGAACACGAGAAGCCAAACTGTATAATCTGGCTTGAAGGCGGAGCCAATTTAGTACAACAATTTCATGATGCTGATTTAATTAATGAAAGTATCATCACTATTATCCCAGTTGATCTGAGAGAAGGCATTGCGCTTACGCCAGATCTTGTCAACGGCAAAGGCTTTCGCAAAGTAAGCTCCACAGACTATCCGCATGGCATTACACAGAAACATTTCATAAAAAATTGA
- a CDS encoding ankyrin repeat domain-containing protein — protein MNKKRIIFFLLGIFFAFHHMQGASETPSDTLVKLSHNLSCTIIHDRPFIETVRAVFADPHFTIAGKKLVLKKLLVNVYNLNDYEGGEPLILGAIRSSGCGFGCFELLTLLKERGALIDAQSSANGHTALHFACAKKISMQLVQFLVEKCSANLNILDHANKTPLDYVLATKQAKASQIIEWLQAKGAKTSQELLALQQQQEEEVEESVELPVSTPPRLLVLEHQDFIAQLNAPVAFAEELVLGDLSSLFPEAFLGGV, from the coding sequence ATGAATAAAAAACGAATTATTTTTTTCTTGCTTGGTATTTTTTTTGCATTTCATCACATGCAGGGAGCGAGCGAAACGCCAAGCGATACTCTTGTTAAGTTGTCTCATAATTTAAGCTGTACAATAATTCATGATCGTCCATTTATTGAGACAGTGCGAGCGGTTTTTGCCGATCCTCATTTTACAATTGCTGGAAAAAAATTGGTGCTTAAGAAGTTGCTTGTCAACGTGTACAATTTGAATGATTATGAAGGGGGTGAACCGCTGATACTTGGGGCTATTCGTTCGAGTGGTTGCGGTTTTGGTTGTTTCGAGTTACTTACTTTATTAAAAGAAAGAGGAGCTTTGATTGATGCGCAAAGCAGTGCTAATGGTCATACTGCCCTTCATTTTGCTTGTGCAAAAAAAATATCGATGCAGCTTGTGCAGTTTTTGGTTGAAAAATGTAGCGCAAATCTCAATATATTGGATCATGCTAATAAAACGCCTCTTGATTATGTTTTGGCTACAAAGCAGGCAAAAGCTTCGCAGATTATTGAGTGGTTGCAAGCCAAAGGGGCAAAAACTTCTCAAGAATTACTGGCTTTGCAGCAACAGCAAGAAGAGGAGGTGGAGGAGTCGGTTGAGCTGCCCGTGAGTACGCCACCACGGCTGCTTGTACTTGAGCATCAAGATTTTATTGCGCAGCTTAATGCGCCGGTTGCTTTTGCAGAAGAGCTTGTTTTGGGGGATTTGTCTTCTCTTTTTCCAGAAGCTTTTCTTGGGGGAGTCTAA
- a CDS encoding BamA/TamA family outer membrane protein: MGRKTGLCVYKYLLFILSIFFATLGTLPLHGRTKQCYGGNFHEQYPQETATFYLTKLSHQADILLSSEEFNHLVELVPNTFISVKQVNQAFKNLMRKERLQAIDINCCDYENGKHLTFTLKSSWILKKLTFKGVFFGQQEYTNLYTQQPGDVFDISLHEESVEAINQKLKAEGYFDHTLTDEFVYEKKNKTITAIIKTKRGKRYHIDQVSFDIKTDQEQAHERTPTALAEKLQRFKKNLLKTDYDKRQIEKQAKKIRTYLQEKGYFDSHISMKRLINHRNHTVAVTFFISLGKRKLLAFTGNHLFSNQAIKEDIIGLDLPEWLFSPDIITEQLLHEYYKKGYWQTAISYKPTPKHDYVFSIQEGSPTHINHIFLKNVDTREQEREGLHFFNELLKKKTFDQERLDTALSALKHHYFSQGFWNFEIVETRFVKQQDDSYAILVLIKKGAQHFYHGFAFKNFEHLASHSVFTDPQKSTTNNLVPFNIHWLHEQKVYLLNYFQQNSYWYARVHPELTSKISPHGVDVFTTWHIEPGPRVRFGKVYLRGATKLPFKRIMREVRCHEGALWDKEKIELTRKKLRSLDIFKQIQIQPYHLSNTKSKKPLIITLVDDDPIELRIRAGYFLTSKNFLFKRQSTAKFGASLAIKNPTNRADNLTINTEITRFERTFDAHYQQPALLGLPVMGKLKGYTNKYIHPVAIGSSDSAYEAVQSGFLAGLSDEYRENYYWGITLGNEWMRTSRVRGNLNLDPALIDRTLPYFFFEPSLIIDTLDDRVNTTKGQFSFLSMKFMVPELAAGFSARLMAEQSYFKALHNNVIGAFRLRFGHIFRRKFNQIMPIERFYLGGPYSVRGYEKDSLPPLGVSEHIDSEGNVSKEYTIQGGSSMINLNLELRFPVIDKLGMVIFQDVGVLSQTGIPGSGSWFPGSGCGLRYKTPVGAIRFDIGWKWKTRLPGDSAYAWYLTLGEVF, translated from the coding sequence ATGGGCCGAAAAACGGGACTTTGCGTGTACAAATACCTACTATTCATTCTTTCTATTTTTTTTGCCACACTGGGCACGCTCCCGCTGCATGGCCGCACAAAGCAATGTTATGGTGGAAACTTTCATGAACAATATCCGCAAGAAACGGCTACGTTTTATTTAACCAAACTCTCACACCAAGCCGACATATTACTCAGCAGTGAAGAGTTTAACCATCTAGTTGAACTTGTTCCCAACACGTTTATTTCAGTCAAGCAAGTTAATCAAGCTTTTAAAAATCTTATGCGCAAAGAACGCTTACAAGCAATTGATATCAACTGTTGCGATTATGAAAACGGGAAACATTTAACGTTTACGCTCAAAAGTAGTTGGATTTTGAAAAAGTTAACCTTTAAAGGCGTATTCTTTGGACAACAAGAATATACAAATCTTTATACTCAACAACCTGGTGATGTTTTTGATATTTCATTGCACGAAGAATCGGTTGAAGCTATTAACCAAAAGCTTAAAGCAGAAGGGTACTTTGACCACACACTCACCGATGAATTTGTGTACGAAAAAAAGAATAAAACAATAACTGCTATCATCAAAACAAAGCGCGGCAAACGCTATCACATTGATCAGGTTTCTTTTGATATCAAAACAGATCAAGAACAAGCCCACGAACGAACCCCAACAGCACTTGCAGAAAAACTACAACGCTTCAAAAAAAACTTATTAAAAACGGACTACGACAAAAGACAAATAGAAAAACAGGCAAAAAAGATACGTACGTATTTGCAAGAAAAGGGTTATTTCGACAGCCACATCAGCATGAAGCGACTTATTAACCACCGCAACCATACAGTCGCTGTTACCTTCTTTATCTCGCTTGGCAAAAGAAAATTACTCGCTTTCACCGGCAACCATCTTTTTTCTAATCAAGCAATTAAAGAAGATATTATTGGACTTGATCTCCCCGAATGGCTTTTTTCTCCCGATATTATTACCGAACAACTGTTGCATGAATATTACAAAAAAGGATACTGGCAAACAGCTATTTCTTATAAACCAACTCCAAAACATGATTATGTTTTTAGTATTCAAGAAGGCAGCCCCACCCACATCAACCATATCTTTTTAAAAAATGTCGATACGCGTGAGCAAGAACGCGAGGGACTCCATTTTTTTAATGAATTACTTAAGAAAAAAACTTTTGACCAAGAACGCCTTGATACTGCTCTGTCAGCACTAAAGCACCATTACTTTTCTCAAGGTTTTTGGAATTTTGAAATTGTAGAAACACGCTTTGTTAAACAACAAGACGATTCATATGCCATTTTAGTGCTCATCAAAAAAGGCGCTCAACATTTTTATCACGGCTTTGCTTTTAAAAATTTTGAACATTTGGCCTCACATTCAGTTTTTACCGACCCACAAAAAAGCACAACCAATAACTTAGTACCATTCAACATTCATTGGCTGCACGAACAAAAGGTGTACCTGCTAAACTATTTTCAACAAAATAGTTATTGGTACGCACGCGTGCACCCCGAGCTGACCAGCAAAATTTCGCCGCACGGTGTGGACGTTTTTACCACTTGGCATATTGAACCAGGCCCGCGCGTGCGCTTTGGCAAAGTTTATTTACGCGGAGCTACCAAGCTGCCCTTCAAGCGCATTATGCGCGAGGTTCGCTGCCACGAGGGGGCGTTGTGGGACAAAGAAAAAATAGAACTCACACGCAAAAAATTGCGCAGTCTTGATATATTTAAACAAATACAAATTCAGCCCTACCATTTGTCCAACACCAAAAGCAAAAAACCGCTCATCATAACACTGGTTGACGACGATCCAATTGAATTGCGCATACGCGCTGGCTACTTTTTAACGAGCAAAAACTTTCTGTTTAAGCGACAATCTACGGCCAAATTTGGCGCATCGTTGGCCATAAAAAACCCAACCAACCGTGCCGACAACCTTACTATTAACACTGAAATTACCCGCTTTGAGCGCACATTCGACGCCCACTACCAACAACCCGCTCTGTTGGGTTTACCGGTGATGGGCAAACTAAAAGGGTACACTAACAAATACATTCATCCGGTTGCTATTGGCTCGAGCGACTCGGCATACGAAGCGGTGCAAAGTGGCTTTTTGGCAGGCTTAAGCGACGAGTATCGAGAAAATTATTATTGGGGCATTACGCTTGGCAACGAGTGGATGCGCACCAGCAGAGTACGCGGCAATCTGAATTTAGACCCGGCATTAATTGACCGCACACTACCCTACTTTTTCTTTGAGCCAAGCTTAATTATCGATACATTGGACGACCGCGTAAACACCACCAAAGGCCAATTTAGTTTTCTCTCAATGAAGTTTATGGTGCCAGAACTTGCAGCCGGATTTTCGGCGCGCTTAATGGCAGAGCAGTCATATTTTAAAGCACTCCACAACAATGTGATTGGCGCGTTTCGACTGCGCTTTGGTCATATTTTTCGGCGTAAATTTAATCAGATTATGCCTATAGAACGCTTTTATTTGGGCGGGCCATATTCGGTCCGTGGCTACGAAAAAGATTCACTACCGCCGCTGGGGGTGAGTGAACATATTGATTCAGAAGGTAATGTGAGCAAAGAATACACCATTCAAGGCGGCAGCTCCATGATTAATCTTAATCTTGAATTACGCTTTCCGGTAATCGACAAACTGGGCATGGTTATTTTTCAGGATGTTGGCGTGCTCAGCCAAACAGGCATACCTGGCTCAGGCTCGTGGTTTCCCGGTTCAGGATGCGGACTGCGCTACAAAACACCGGTAGGCGCAATCCGCTTTGATATCGGTTGGAAATGGAAGACAAGGCTGCCTGGCGACAGCGCTTATGCATGGTATTTAACACTGGGCGAAGTTTTTTAG
- a CDS encoding acylphosphatase, translating to MRQCVKIKVIGNVQMASYREYVQKHAQRYDIEGTIQNAEDKHSVIIMACGIAEKLDELIDALYKGTPESKIEEVQVEPMIKEKDFRNVFRIIGD from the coding sequence ATGAGGCAGTGTGTTAAGATAAAAGTCATTGGAAATGTCCAAATGGCATCATATCGCGAATATGTTCAAAAACATGCTCAGCGCTATGACATTGAAGGAACTATACAAAACGCTGAAGACAAGCATAGCGTTATCATTATGGCCTGCGGTATCGCTGAAAAGCTTGATGAGCTTATTGATGCTTTATACAAAGGAACTCCAGAATCTAAAATAGAAGAAGTCCAAGTAGAACCAATGATAAAAGAAAAGGACTTTCGCAACGTTTTCAGAATCATTGGCGATTAA
- a CDS encoding glycosyltransferase, whose protein sequence is MKNTQPLHVVYIVTKLELGGAQKVCLSLAHGINNSNYSTSLISGDQGPLVSHAKQLNNTFLLDSFKREVGLKSLLNEGKNFKRIIGILRNLKKKYPNIAVHTHSTKAGIIGRWAAFFAGIKTRIHTVHGFGFNDYQPKLRWFFIYALEWITALITTHFICVSNKDREEGCKRLPGFNNKSSIIRAAVEYKKFYIPARSLARMQPFRIGTISCFKPQKNLFDLLKAFQLATTLATKHTLELEIIGDGALRKELTNWIIQNNMQNSVRLLGWQHDVRPWLTSWDIFALSSLWEGLPCSVVEARLSKIPVVAYNVGGIHEIINDDVNGYLVEPGNWEKLGKIIATIANDTTLYQRLSQHQDSLTDFDTTAMLEHHKALYRQLFN, encoded by the coding sequence ATGAAGAATACGCAACCACTTCACGTGGTCTATATTGTCACCAAACTTGAACTTGGTGGCGCACAAAAAGTTTGCTTGTCTCTGGCGCACGGCATCAACAACAGCAATTATTCCACCAGCCTCATCTCAGGCGACCAAGGTCCGCTTGTATCGCACGCAAAACAGCTCAACAATACTTTTCTCTTAGATTCTTTTAAACGCGAGGTTGGGCTAAAATCGTTGCTCAATGAAGGTAAAAATTTTAAACGGATTATTGGCATTTTACGCAACCTAAAAAAAAAATATCCAAACATCGCCGTACACACTCACAGCACTAAAGCAGGTATTATTGGCCGCTGGGCAGCTTTTTTTGCTGGCATCAAAACGCGCATCCACACCGTACACGGCTTTGGTTTTAATGATTATCAACCAAAACTACGCTGGTTTTTTATTTATGCGCTTGAATGGATAACGGCGCTGATTACCACACACTTTATTTGTGTTTCTAACAAAGATCGAGAGGAAGGCTGCAAACGCTTACCCGGTTTTAACAACAAAAGTTCAATTATCAGAGCCGCAGTTGAATATAAAAAATTTTATATACCTGCACGCAGCCTTGCTCGCATGCAACCCTTTCGCATTGGAACTATTTCCTGTTTTAAGCCACAAAAAAATCTTTTTGATCTTCTTAAAGCATTTCAACTCGCCACAACCTTAGCCACAAAACACACGCTTGAGCTGGAAATTATTGGCGATGGCGCGTTACGTAAAGAACTAACAAACTGGATTATCCAAAACAACATGCAAAACTCAGTGCGCCTTCTTGGCTGGCAACACGACGTAAGGCCATGGTTAACCTCATGGGATATTTTTGCACTCAGTTCTTTGTGGGAAGGCTTACCTTGCAGCGTTGTTGAAGCACGCTTAAGCAAGATACCCGTTGTTGCCTACAACGTTGGTGGCATTCATGAAATTATTAATGATGACGTTAATGGCTATTTAGTTGAACCAGGCAACTGGGAAAAATTAGGCAAAATTATTGCCACAATTGCCAACGATACAACGCTCTACCAACGCCTTAGTCAGCATCAAGACAGCCTAACAGATTTTGATACAACAGCCATGCTTGAGCACCACAAAGCTCTTTATCGCCAGCTATTTAATTAA
- a CDS encoding ATP synthase F0 subunit C, translated as MLPNFLHYFSAILALGLATIGGGLGQGFAGMSALQAMERQELGRDNTFKAMLIGLALIESGIVIALVMSLLMLLGAPKDMTLEVGLSELGIGLAIGLAALSTSLASSFVVRAATQGIGRQPFFAQKIITLMLLCQSIIEAPVLFSFIISLLIKTNMHEGMVIIDGIKNLGAGLVIGIASIGPSIGQAIFCQAACTAVSTNKNAYNKIFPFALFGQAFIETPIIFCLLLALMFLFYVPTRGLEFMPQGPVILTAALTLGLGSLGTGAGIGLAASKSCQQIAQEPNNYPLMIKLTLLTSTFIESSVIYAMIVSFLLILKISA; from the coding sequence ATGCTTCCTAATTTTCTTCATTATTTTTCAGCCATTTTAGCTCTTGGGTTAGCAACTATTGGCGGCGGCTTGGGACAGGGCTTTGCTGGCATGAGCGCACTCCAGGCAATGGAGCGCCAAGAACTAGGCAGAGATAATACGTTTAAAGCAATGCTGATTGGTTTAGCGCTCATTGAAAGCGGCATTGTTATTGCACTCGTTATGTCACTACTCATGCTTTTGGGCGCACCAAAAGACATGACACTGGAGGTTGGTTTGTCTGAACTTGGTATTGGTCTTGCCATTGGCTTGGCAGCCCTTTCAACCAGCCTTGCCTCAAGTTTTGTAGTACGCGCTGCCACGCAAGGCATTGGTCGCCAACCTTTTTTTGCTCAAAAAATCATAACGCTCATGCTCTTATGCCAATCGATTATTGAAGCTCCAGTACTGTTTTCGTTTATTATTTCGTTACTCATTAAAACGAATATGCACGAAGGCATGGTTATTATTGACGGTATTAAAAACTTGGGCGCAGGCTTGGTTATTGGTATTGCCAGCATTGGGCCTTCAATTGGCCAAGCAATTTTTTGCCAAGCAGCATGCACAGCAGTGAGCACCAACAAAAATGCTTATAACAAAATTTTCCCCTTCGCACTCTTTGGACAAGCTTTTATTGAAACACCCATTATTTTTTGCCTACTACTGGCTCTCATGTTTCTTTTTTATGTACCAACGCGCGGTCTTGAATTTATGCCACAAGGTCCGGTCATTTTAACCGCCGCGCTCACGCTGGGACTTGGTTCATTAGGCACCGGGGCCGGTATTGGCCTTGCGGCTTCAAAAAGCTGCCAACAAATTGCACAAGAACCAAACAACTACCCACTCATGATAAAACTTACCCTTCTTACGAGCACATTTATTGAATCGTCGGTCATTTATGCCATGATTGTTTCATTTTTGCTGATCTTAAAAATAAGCGCCTAA
- a CDS encoding F0F1 ATP synthase subunit A has protein sequence MNINLFKYKEIAPFKFLGLEGSFWHVHLDTLIYTWIAMGILFTLALVGKNLLKRNPTLVSLAYEKAIGFFIDLTKESFGKFMYHHFAFITSLFLFTLFCSSTSLIPFLDESTNDLNTTLALGLTSFVYVQFYKIKFKGLRHYLKEFIQPIFFLAPINVVGELAKIASMSFRLFGNILGGSIIFSMIMQFVGNKLKFHFIGLTIIIIILAVIAQKLPALGKNDRFVRLSKILYITLFALVGVQMFFGFFEGLIQSFVLTMLTATYLSMGITDPDAQQIQEPEESDYHAS, from the coding sequence GTGAATATTAATCTTTTTAAGTATAAAGAAATTGCCCCCTTTAAATTTTTGGGCCTTGAAGGCTCATTTTGGCATGTTCATTTGGACACGCTCATATATACCTGGATTGCCATGGGCATCTTGTTTACCTTGGCGCTGGTAGGAAAAAATCTTTTAAAACGCAATCCAACCTTAGTGTCATTGGCTTATGAAAAAGCAATTGGCTTTTTTATTGATTTAACCAAAGAATCGTTTGGTAAATTTATGTACCACCATTTTGCTTTTATCACGTCACTTTTTCTCTTTACCCTTTTTTGCAGCTCTACCAGCTTGATACCATTTTTAGATGAGTCAACAAACGATTTAAATACCACACTTGCCCTGGGACTTACCAGTTTTGTGTATGTTCAGTTTTATAAAATTAAATTTAAGGGTTTACGACACTACTTAAAAGAGTTCATACAGCCAATCTTCTTTTTGGCGCCCATCAACGTGGTAGGTGAATTGGCAAAAATTGCCTCAATGTCATTTCGACTGTTTGGTAATATTTTGGGCGGCAGCATTATTTTTAGCATGATCATGCAATTTGTTGGCAACAAACTAAAATTTCATTTTATTGGCTTGACCATAATTATAATAATCCTGGCTGTTATTGCACAAAAACTTCCCGCATTGGGCAAAAATGACCGATTCGTACGCTTAAGCAAAATTCTCTACATAACGCTCTTTGCCCTGGTAGGAGTACAAATGTTTTTTGGCTTTTTTGAAGGACTCATACAATCATTTGTTCTTACCATGCTCACTGCAACATATCTCTCAATGGGCATAACCGACCCAGACGCACAACAAATACAAGAACCAGAAGAAAGTGATTACCATGCTTCCTAA
- the ppsA gene encoding phosphoenolpyruvate synthase: MKFIKLFEEISIKDLNSVGGKNASLGEMIQSLTTKGVQVPSGFAITANAYRHLLSANNIEAPLKNLLAQLNKNNLEAFAQLGKQIRTLIAQAPLPQDLATEISQAYQTLAKRYPAPCDVAVRSSATAEDLPANSFAGQQETYLNVRGEQELLEACSKAYASLFTDRAMSYRMDHGFDHMDVALSIGVQKMVRSDKGSAGVIFTLDTESGFRDVIYISASYGLGEMVVQGSVNPDEFYVHKPTLKQGFKPILKKRLGSKQQKLIYADHGQQTAKVEVPANEREQFCLTNDEVLFLAQQAALIEDHYSEQRGMWSPMDIEWAKDGLDGKLYIVQARPETVYSQKQQQSFFEEYVLDKAKISKEKIIVQGKSVGRKIAVGKARIIKNIKAMHELQPGDILVTDMTDPDWEPIMKIAAGIVTNRGGRTCHAAIISRELGIPAIVGAEDATTRITDGQEITLDCANGEVGSVYVGHFDFEIKKIETSHLKNPPVSLMMNVGNPDEVFNLVHIPNAGVGLARLEFIINNALQIHPMALVQPEKVSDEHDRALIAQLTAGYDDKKQYFIDKLAQEAGTIAAAFYPKPVIIRMSDFKSNEYRKLIAGKDFEPEEENPMLGFRGASRYYHAKYQEGFALECAAMKKIRNDMGLVNVKLMLPFVRTVDEAQKALAEMKRHGLEQGTNGLEFYMMVEIPSNVLLIDHFAKLFDGFSIGSNDLTQMTLGVDRDSGLVAAIFDERNEAVKMMLTMAIQGAKRANKKIGICGQAPSDYPEFAQFLVDQGIDSISLNPDSVLKEMMLLNKA, encoded by the coding sequence ATGAAATTTATAAAATTATTCGAAGAGATTAGTATAAAAGACCTCAATAGTGTTGGAGGAAAGAATGCTTCGCTTGGTGAAATGATCCAAAGCTTGACCACAAAAGGGGTCCAAGTCCCTTCAGGTTTTGCCATAACGGCCAATGCCTACCGCCACTTACTTTCAGCAAACAATATTGAAGCCCCGTTAAAAAATTTACTCGCACAACTGAATAAAAATAATCTCGAAGCATTTGCGCAACTGGGCAAACAAATTCGTACACTCATTGCACAGGCTCCACTCCCTCAAGATCTTGCAACCGAAATATCCCAAGCCTACCAAACACTTGCCAAACGCTATCCCGCACCCTGCGATGTTGCCGTACGATCATCGGCAACTGCAGAAGATTTACCCGCCAATTCTTTTGCCGGCCAGCAAGAAACGTATTTAAATGTTCGCGGCGAGCAAGAGTTACTTGAAGCATGCAGCAAAGCGTATGCGTCGCTGTTTACCGATCGGGCTATGTCGTATCGCATGGACCACGGCTTTGACCACATGGACGTTGCACTTTCGATTGGCGTACAAAAAATGGTCCGCTCAGACAAAGGCAGCGCTGGCGTTATTTTTACCCTGGACACCGAAAGTGGTTTTAGAGACGTTATTTATATCAGCGCGTCGTACGGCCTTGGTGAAATGGTAGTACAAGGCAGCGTGAACCCTGACGAATTTTATGTGCATAAACCAACGCTCAAACAAGGCTTTAAGCCCATTTTAAAAAAGCGATTGGGCAGTAAGCAACAAAAACTTATTTATGCCGACCATGGGCAACAAACTGCTAAAGTTGAAGTACCAGCAAACGAACGCGAGCAGTTTTGTTTAACCAACGACGAAGTACTTTTCTTAGCACAACAAGCCGCCCTCATTGAAGATCATTATTCTGAACAACGCGGCATGTGGTCACCAATGGATATTGAGTGGGCAAAAGACGGTCTTGATGGCAAACTTTATATTGTACAAGCACGCCCAGAAACCGTTTATTCCCAAAAACAGCAGCAATCGTTTTTTGAAGAATACGTGCTTGATAAAGCAAAAATTTCTAAAGAAAAAATTATTGTGCAAGGCAAAAGCGTGGGACGCAAAATTGCCGTTGGCAAAGCACGCATTATTAAAAATATCAAAGCAATGCACGAGCTACAGCCGGGTGATATTTTGGTGACCGACATGACCGACCCCGACTGGGAACCAATCATGAAAATTGCTGCCGGCATTGTTACCAACCGCGGAGGCCGCACTTGCCACGCTGCTATCATTAGCCGTGAGCTGGGCATACCGGCAATTGTTGGCGCAGAAGACGCAACAACGCGCATTACTGATGGCCAAGAAATTACACTGGACTGCGCCAACGGCGAAGTTGGTTCGGTATACGTCGGACACTTCGACTTTGAAATTAAAAAAATTGAGACCAGCCATCTAAAAAATCCACCCGTTAGTTTAATGATGAATGTAGGCAATCCAGACGAAGTATTTAATTTGGTGCACATTCCCAACGCAGGCGTTGGCTTGGCACGGTTGGAATTTATTATTAACAACGCGCTCCAAATTCATCCCATGGCGCTGGTACAGCCAGAAAAGGTTTCTGACGAGCACGACCGGGCTTTAATTGCTCAACTTACGGCCGGCTATGACGATAAGAAACAATATTTTATCGACAAACTTGCTCAAGAAGCTGGGACCATTGCTGCTGCTTTTTACCCAAAACCGGTTATCATTCGCATGTCAGATTTTAAAAGCAATGAATACCGAAAACTGATTGCCGGCAAAGACTTTGAACCAGAAGAAGAAAATCCGATGCTGGGCTTTCGTGGGGCTTCACGCTATTACCACGCAAAATACCAAGAAGGCTTTGCATTGGAATGTGCTGCTATGAAAAAAATACGCAACGATATGGGCCTGGTCAACGTTAAACTCATGCTACCATTTGTCCGCACCGTTGACGAAGCACAAAAGGCGCTGGCAGAAATGAAGCGGCACGGCTTGGAACAAGGCACCAATGGGCTTGAGTTTTACATGATGGTCGAGATCCCTTCAAACGTTTTACTCATTGACCACTTTGCCAAGCTTTTTGACGGCTTTTCCATTGGTTCTAACGACCTTACACAAATGACACTGGGCGTTGACCGCGATTCTGGCTTAGTTGCTGCCATTTTTGACGAACGCAATGAAGCTGTCAAAATGATGTTAACTATGGCAATTCAAGGCGCCAAGCGAGCGAACAAAAAAATTGGTATTTGCGGACAAGCACCTTCAGACTATCCTGAATTTGCCCAATTTTTGGTTGACCAAGGAATCGATTCTATCTCGCTTAACCCAGACAGCGTGTTGAAAGAAATGATGCTGCTCAACAAAGCTTGA